In a single window of the Prochlorococcus marinus str. AS9601 genome:
- the lipA gene encoding lipoyl synthase, with amino-acid sequence MTNNSNSLISKPDWLRVKAPQVERIGSTANLLNDLNLNTVCQEASCPNIGECFASGTATFLIMGPGCTRACPYCDIDFDRSKRELDPTEPYRLAEAVYRMQLKHVVITSVNRDDLEDGGASQFFECVYQVRKKSPETTIELLIPDLCGNWKALEKVLDSNPNVLNHNIETVPALYKKVRPQGKYERTLELLKRTREYSPKVYTKSGFMLGLGEKDEEVLSLLKDLKTNSVDIVTIGQYLSPGPNHLPVQRFVSPSKFNYYKVFGEKNLDFMQVVSSPLTRSSYHAEEIQKLMKKYPR; translated from the coding sequence TTGACTAATAATTCCAATAGTTTAATTTCAAAACCTGACTGGTTAAGAGTAAAGGCTCCACAAGTTGAGAGAATTGGGAGTACTGCAAATTTGTTAAATGATTTAAATCTCAATACTGTATGTCAAGAGGCAAGTTGTCCAAATATTGGTGAATGTTTTGCTAGTGGCACTGCCACTTTCCTCATAATGGGTCCTGGCTGTACTAGGGCATGTCCATATTGCGATATTGATTTTGATAGATCTAAAAGAGAATTAGATCCAACAGAACCATATCGTTTAGCCGAAGCTGTTTATAGAATGCAACTTAAACATGTTGTAATCACATCAGTTAATAGAGACGATCTTGAGGATGGTGGCGCATCTCAATTTTTTGAATGTGTTTATCAAGTAAGAAAAAAATCGCCTGAAACTACTATTGAGCTTTTAATACCTGACCTTTGTGGCAACTGGAAAGCGCTTGAAAAAGTTCTTGATTCAAATCCAAATGTTTTAAATCATAATATTGAAACTGTGCCTGCGCTATATAAAAAAGTAAGACCTCAGGGTAAATATGAGAGAACTCTTGAGTTGCTTAAAAGGACCAGAGAATATTCTCCCAAAGTTTATACAAAGTCAGGTTTTATGCTTGGTTTAGGGGAAAAAGATGAGGAGGTCTTAAGTCTTCTTAAGGATTTAAAAACTAATTCCGTTGATATTGTTACTATTGGCCAATACTTATCTCCTGGTCCAAATCATTTACCTGTACAAAGATTTGTGAGTCCCTCAAAATTTAATTATTATAAAGTTTTCGGAGAAAAAAATTTGGACTTTATGCAAGTAGTTAGTTCTCCTTTAACTCGTAGCAGTTACCATGCTGAAGAAATTCAAAAACTTATGAAAAAGTATCCAAGATAG
- a CDS encoding recombinase family protein, with protein sequence MTFKFKRKRILLSEKNKNSKAIGYARATNNEYEYLEEQIKFLKGEGCSLVFSELISLDEEIKPQLNKAINCLSKGDQLIITQLDRAFKNKKECLKTINKLINKDIKLRTLTGFFAANELTKANSSIFQILYELDNLEEKSLGERKKEQLLRRKLSGNNLGGRPKISPLKESLVIRLRNEGYSYRSIRSQTGIALSTIRRVILEGELT encoded by the coding sequence TTGACTTTTAAATTTAAAAGAAAGCGTATTTTACTATCTGAAAAAAATAAAAACTCTAAAGCAATAGGTTATGCTAGAGCTACTAATAATGAATATGAATATTTAGAAGAACAAATAAAATTTTTAAAGGGGGAGGGTTGCAGTTTAGTTTTCTCTGAGTTGATAAGTTTAGATGAAGAAATCAAACCCCAACTCAATAAAGCTATAAATTGCTTGTCTAAAGGTGATCAATTAATAATAACTCAGCTTGATCGAGCGTTTAAAAATAAAAAAGAATGTTTGAAGACAATAAATAAACTTATTAATAAGGATATTAAATTGCGAACTTTGACTGGTTTTTTTGCGGCTAATGAATTAACTAAAGCAAATTCTTCAATTTTTCAGATTTTATATGAATTAGATAATTTAGAAGAGAAAAGTTTAGGTGAAAGAAAAAAAGAACAACTATTACGCAGAAAATTATCTGGGAATAATCTGGGAGGAAGGCCCAAAATAAGTCCTTTAAAAGAATCTTTAGTAATCAGATTACGTAATGAGGGATATTCATATCGATCAATCAGATCTCAAACTGGGATTGCATTATCAACAATAAGAAGAGTTATTTTGGAAGGAGAATTAACATAA
- a CDS encoding serine hydrolase produces the protein MSFYYLSKEMGLALNDILGRVCTHSKDFSREDIAITWINYKSENNSVFKGFGTGINNKKMVYPASIVKLVYALAAFYWIKKGSLLLSDELNDAVRKMLSFSSNNATSFLVDLLTGTTSGPCIEGELWENWKYQRSIINNWLHDLDWEELRGINCCQKTWDDGPYGREKEFYGHENKNRNVMNSDSAARVLEEIMIHIDYQKNDLNLRSFLKRNLNKVVLKNDSLNQIDGFLGEGLPESINLWSKAGLMSEVRHDSAWWTNSQSLHTLLVVFCNGEKYSKDTSFLPLLAKEVYEFNKRYPIKD, from the coding sequence ATGTCCTTTTACTATTTAAGTAAAGAGATGGGTCTAGCCCTAAATGATATTTTAGGGAGAGTATGTACTCATAGTAAAGATTTTTCAAGAGAAGATATTGCTATAACTTGGATTAATTACAAAAGTGAAAATAACAGTGTATTTAAAGGTTTTGGTACGGGTATTAATAATAAAAAAATGGTTTACCCTGCCAGCATAGTCAAGTTGGTTTATGCCCTTGCTGCATTTTATTGGATTAAAAAAGGAAGTTTATTATTATCAGATGAACTTAATGATGCTGTAAGGAAAATGTTGTCTTTCTCAAGTAATAATGCAACAAGCTTCTTAGTTGATTTACTCACAGGAACAACAAGTGGACCTTGTATTGAAGGGGAATTATGGGAAAATTGGAAATATCAAAGAAGTATAATAAATAATTGGCTTCATGATTTAGATTGGGAAGAATTGAGAGGTATAAATTGCTGTCAGAAGACCTGGGATGATGGACCATATGGTCGTGAAAAAGAATTTTATGGGCATGAAAATAAAAATAGAAACGTTATGAATTCTGATTCAGCCGCAAGGGTTTTGGAGGAAATTATGATTCATATTGATTATCAAAAAAATGACTTAAATTTACGAAGTTTTTTAAAAAGAAATTTAAATAAAGTTGTTCTTAAAAATGATTCTCTTAATCAAATAGATGGTTTTTTGGGTGAAGGATTACCAGAAAGCATTAATCTTTGGAGTAAAGCAGGCTTAATGTCTGAAGTTAGACATGATTCAGCTTGGTGGACTAATAGTCAATCTCTACACACTTTATTAGTTGTTTTTTGTAATGGTGAAAAATATTCTAAAGATACTTCCTTTTTACCATTATTAGCCAAAGAAGTATATGAATTTAATAAGAGATATCCTATTAAGGACTAA
- a CDS encoding C40 family peptidase, with protein sequence MESYKNPISLFKQTNFSKTIWWKLKVNISGYQNETENKLVTEIFKNRIFRLIYPNIHQNNHKFSRILVQLYEDGYICWINLDGLIIEKYDLNKTESLKNENLLIKDKINSILKWIKDQAELSNEYLWGGSLGPNFDCSGLIQTAFLKHQIHIPRDSYQIKSFCKHLFYFKESYTALRPGDLLFFGTLEKCDHIGIYKGDGLYYHSSGKDFGRNGIGLDTLKQSNDKISLHYKSKLISAGRVVRNYRWDRTIR encoded by the coding sequence ATGGAAAGTTATAAAAATCCTATCTCACTATTTAAACAAACTAATTTTTCAAAAACTATTTGGTGGAAATTAAAAGTTAATATTTCTGGATATCAAAATGAAACAGAAAATAAATTAGTTACTGAAATATTTAAAAATAGAATTTTTAGGCTTATTTATCCAAATATTCATCAAAACAACCATAAATTTTCAAGAATATTAGTTCAACTATATGAAGATGGTTACATCTGTTGGATAAATTTAGATGGATTGATTATTGAAAAATATGACTTAAATAAAACTGAGAGTTTAAAAAATGAAAACTTACTTATAAAAGATAAAATTAACTCAATTTTAAAATGGATCAAGGATCAAGCTGAGTTATCTAATGAATACCTGTGGGGAGGCTCATTAGGACCCAATTTTGATTGTTCCGGTTTAATTCAGACTGCTTTTTTAAAGCATCAAATTCATATACCTCGAGACTCTTATCAAATAAAAAGTTTTTGTAAACACCTTTTTTATTTCAAAGAGTCTTATACAGCGCTAAGACCTGGCGATCTTTTATTTTTTGGAACTTTAGAAAAATGTGATCATATTGGAATCTATAAAGGAGACGGTTTGTATTACCATAGCTCTGGAAAAGATTTTGGTAGAAATGGAATAGGATTAGATACTCTAAAACAGTCTAATGATAAAATCTCATTGCATTATAAATCAAAGCTTATTTCTGCAGGAAGAGTTGTTAGAAATTATAGATGGGACAGAACAATACGTTAG
- a CDS encoding photosystem I reaction center protein subunit XI: MSDFQKSFSESTSSIKFDEKYIDNSVQPNDIGVAEQWAVKTVADPCVGNLATPVNSGYFTKAFINNLPFYREGISPNFRGLETGAAFGYLLYGPFTMTGPLRNSEFALTAGLLAAIGAVHILTALLVLYNAPGKAPNVQPPDATVNNPPKDLFTRAGWADFTSGFWLGGCGGSVFAWLLVGTLHLDTIMPIIKNIWTAG; this comes from the coding sequence ATGAGCGACTTTCAAAAATCATTCTCAGAATCAACAAGTTCAATTAAGTTTGATGAGAAATACATAGATAATTCTGTACAACCAAATGATATTGGTGTTGCAGAACAATGGGCAGTAAAAACTGTTGCTGATCCATGTGTTGGCAATTTAGCTACCCCAGTTAATAGTGGCTATTTTACAAAAGCTTTTATAAATAATTTGCCTTTTTATAGAGAAGGTATTTCTCCTAATTTTAGAGGTTTAGAAACTGGAGCAGCTTTTGGATATCTCCTATACGGTCCTTTTACTATGACTGGCCCATTAAGAAATTCTGAATTTGCTTTAACTGCTGGACTTCTTGCGGCTATTGGAGCTGTTCATATTTTGACAGCACTTTTAGTTCTTTATAATGCACCCGGTAAAGCACCTAATGTTCAACCTCCAGACGCGACTGTTAATAATCCGCCAAAGGACTTATTTACAAGAGCTGGTTGGGCTGATTTCACAAGTGGATTTTGGTTAGGAGGCTGTGGAGGATCTGTTTTTGCTTGGCTACTTGTTGGGACATTACACTTAGATACCATAATGCCAATTATTAAAAATATTTGGACTGCTGGGTAA
- a CDS encoding photosystem I reaction center subunit VIII: protein MPSDLPSLLPSIFVPLIGIAMPAVFIVLIGRFITATE, encoded by the coding sequence ATGCCATCTGATTTACCAAGCCTCTTACCCTCAATTTTTGTTCCATTAATTGGTATAGCAATGCCTGCTGTTTTTATCGTATTGATTGGAAGATTTATTACAGCAACTGAATAA
- a CDS encoding glycosyltransferase family 2 protein, with amino-acid sequence MSDIKQLISIVIPVFNESESIGFLLDEVINVMSLHKFNFELIVVNDGSKDNTQQVLKQLMLKIKELSVISLRKNYGQTAAMSAGFDNSKGDIVITLDGDLQNDPNDIPILISEINNGYDLICGWRFDRKDKLINRKIPSKIANKLIALVTGLKLHDYGCSLKAFKKEIIDDIKLYGELHRFLPVLANIEGARIKEIKVNHRSRQYGSSKYGIDRTFRVLMDLLTVWFMTKFLTRPMYGFGFVGIISILISLAMSSYLIVLKIMGEDIGNRPLLMFALILGITGVQLFSFGLLSELLIRTYHESQSRPIYRIRSISNANQN; translated from the coding sequence ATGTCAGATATTAAACAATTAATTTCTATTGTCATCCCTGTTTTCAATGAAAGTGAAAGTATTGGTTTTTTATTGGATGAAGTTATAAATGTAATGTCATTACATAAATTTAATTTTGAATTGATTGTTGTAAATGATGGTTCTAAAGATAATACTCAACAAGTATTAAAACAATTAATGCTCAAAATTAAAGAATTGTCAGTGATTTCCCTACGCAAAAATTATGGGCAAACTGCAGCAATGTCAGCTGGCTTTGATAACTCTAAAGGCGATATTGTCATTACTTTAGATGGTGATTTACAGAATGATCCAAATGACATTCCGATATTAATTTCAGAAATTAATAATGGCTACGATTTGATTTGTGGATGGAGGTTTGATAGAAAAGATAAATTAATTAATAGAAAGATACCATCAAAAATAGCGAATAAATTAATAGCTCTAGTAACAGGTTTGAAGTTGCATGACTATGGATGTTCATTAAAAGCTTTTAAGAAAGAAATAATTGATGATATTAAATTGTATGGAGAACTTCACAGGTTTTTGCCCGTCTTAGCGAATATTGAAGGTGCAAGAATCAAAGAAATTAAAGTCAATCATAGAAGCAGGCAATATGGATCTAGCAAATATGGAATAGATAGAACTTTTAGGGTTTTAATGGATTTACTAACTGTTTGGTTTATGACTAAATTTTTAACAAGACCGATGTATGGATTTGGTTTCGTTGGAATCATAAGTATTTTGATTAGCCTTGCAATGAGTTCCTATTTGATAGTTTTAAAAATAATGGGTGAGGATATTGGAAATCGTCCGCTATTAATGTTTGCATTAATATTGGGAATTACTGGGGTTCAATTATTTAGCTTTGGTTTATTGAGCGAACTTTTAATTAGAACATATCATGAAAGTCAAAGTCGTCCAATTTATAGAATAAGGTCAATAAGTAATGCCAATCAAAATTAA
- the psaB gene encoding photosystem I core protein PsaB gives MATKFPSFNQGLAQDPTTRRIWYGIATAHDFESHDGMTEEKLYQKLFSTHFGHLAIIALWVAGNLFHIAWQGNFEQFVLDPTHVRPIAHAIWDPHFGSGITEAMTQAGASGPVNIAYSGLYHWWYTIGMRTNEQLFQASIFMSILACWTLFAGWLHLQPKFRPSLAWFKNAESRLNHHLAVLFGFSSIAWTGHLVHVAIPESRGQHVGWDNWLTVLPHPAGLAPFFTLNWGAYAQNPDSLDQVFGTAEGAGTAIFTFLGGLHPQSEALWLTDIAHHHIAIGTVFVIAGHMYRNTFGIGHSLKEITEAHNTRHPNDPHKGSFGINHDGIYETVNNSLHFQLGLALASLGVATSLVAQHMGALPSYAFIARDYTTQSALYSHHQYIAMFLMVGAFAHGAIFFVRDYDPELNKDNVLARVLGTKEALISHLSWVTMLLGFHTLGIYVHNDVVVAFGNPEKQILIEPVFAQFVQAAQGKMMYGFNALLSDPTSSASLAANSLPGNHYWMDLINRQDALSAFLPIGPADFLVHHAIALGLHTTALILIKGALDARGTKLIPDKKDLGYAFPCDGPGRGGTCDSSSWDAMYLAMFWALNLLAWVTFYWHWKHLAIWQGNVAQFNESGTYLMGWFRDYLWLNSAQLINGYNPFGVNSLSPWAWMFLFGHLVWATGFMFLISWRGYWQELIETLVWAHQRTPIANLVGWRDKPVALSIVQARLVGLAHFTIGNILTFGAFVIASTSGKFG, from the coding sequence ATGGCAACAAAATTTCCATCATTTAACCAGGGTCTAGCTCAGGACCCCACAACCCGACGAATATGGTACGGGATAGCTACCGCTCATGACTTTGAAAGTCATGATGGTATGACCGAAGAAAAACTTTATCAGAAGCTATTCTCTACACATTTTGGACATCTAGCAATAATCGCTCTCTGGGTAGCTGGTAACTTATTCCATATTGCTTGGCAGGGTAACTTTGAGCAATTTGTACTCGATCCGACTCATGTACGTCCTATAGCTCATGCTATTTGGGACCCTCATTTTGGATCTGGCATCACAGAAGCAATGACACAAGCTGGAGCAAGCGGTCCAGTAAACATAGCTTATTCAGGTCTCTACCATTGGTGGTACACAATTGGAATGAGAACTAACGAGCAACTCTTCCAAGCATCAATATTTATGAGCATTCTTGCTTGTTGGACTTTATTTGCAGGTTGGTTACACTTACAACCAAAATTCAGACCTTCTCTGGCATGGTTTAAAAATGCAGAGTCAAGATTAAATCATCACTTGGCTGTTTTATTTGGTTTTAGTAGTATCGCTTGGACAGGTCATTTAGTTCATGTTGCAATACCCGAATCAAGAGGACAGCATGTAGGCTGGGATAACTGGTTAACGGTTCTTCCACACCCTGCAGGATTAGCTCCTTTCTTTACTTTAAACTGGGGAGCATATGCACAAAATCCTGATTCCTTAGACCAAGTATTTGGAACAGCTGAAGGAGCTGGAACAGCAATCTTCACTTTCTTAGGAGGTCTTCATCCTCAAAGTGAAGCATTATGGCTTACTGATATTGCTCATCACCATATTGCAATTGGAACAGTTTTTGTAATTGCTGGCCACATGTATAGAAATACTTTTGGCATAGGGCATAGCCTCAAAGAAATTACAGAGGCTCATAATACTAGACACCCAAATGATCCTCATAAAGGTAGTTTCGGAATTAATCATGATGGTATATATGAAACTGTAAATAACTCATTACATTTCCAACTCGGACTAGCATTAGCATCACTTGGAGTAGCAACTTCTCTTGTGGCGCAACATATGGGAGCACTTCCTTCTTATGCTTTTATCGCTAGGGACTACACTACACAATCTGCTTTATATAGTCACCATCAATACATAGCAATGTTCTTGATGGTTGGTGCTTTTGCACACGGAGCTATTTTCTTTGTGAGAGATTACGATCCTGAATTAAATAAAGATAATGTATTAGCGAGAGTTCTTGGAACAAAAGAAGCTTTAATAAGTCACCTTAGTTGGGTAACAATGTTGCTTGGATTCCATACTCTTGGAATATATGTCCATAACGATGTTGTTGTAGCTTTTGGTAATCCTGAAAAGCAAATTTTAATTGAGCCAGTATTTGCTCAATTTGTTCAAGCAGCTCAAGGTAAGATGATGTATGGCTTCAATGCTCTACTATCTGATCCTACAAGTTCAGCAAGTCTTGCTGCTAATTCATTACCAGGTAATCATTACTGGATGGATCTTATCAACAGACAAGATGCTTTAAGTGCATTCTTACCTATAGGTCCTGCAGATTTCTTAGTTCATCATGCTATTGCTTTAGGTCTTCATACAACTGCTTTAATCCTTATCAAGGGGGCTCTTGATGCTAGAGGTACCAAATTAATTCCTGATAAGAAAGACTTAGGTTACGCATTCCCTTGTGATGGTCCTGGACGTGGAGGTACTTGTGATAGTTCATCATGGGACGCTATGTATTTAGCTATGTTTTGGGCATTAAATTTACTAGCATGGGTAACTTTCTACTGGCATTGGAAACATTTAGCAATTTGGCAGGGTAATGTAGCACAATTTAATGAATCAGGAACTTATTTAATGGGTTGGTTCAGAGATTATCTCTGGTTAAACTCTGCTCAACTGATTAACGGATATAATCCATTTGGAGTAAACTCATTATCTCCTTGGGCTTGGATGTTCCTATTCGGACATTTAGTTTGGGCTACTGGTTTCATGTTCCTAATATCATGGCGTGGTTACTGGCAAGAATTAATTGAAACATTAGTTTGGGCACATCAACGTACTCCCATTGCTAACCTTGTTGGCTGGAGAGATAAGCCAGTAGCACTCTCAATTGTTCAAGCTAGATTAGTTGGTTTAGCACATTTCACGATTGGTAACATTCTTACTTTCGGTGCATTCGTGATTGCATCAACTTCTGGTAAGTTTGGCTAG
- the psaA gene encoding photosystem I core protein PsaA, with the protein MTISPPESGEKNKKVLEDPVKADPRPIDFAKLDKPGFWSSKLSKGPKTTTWIWNLHADAHDFDVHTGDAEEATRKIFSAHFGHLAVIFIWMSAAFFHGARFSNYSGWLADPTHVKPGAQQVWAIVGQEMLNADLGANYNGIQISSGIFHMWRAWGITNESELMALAIGAVVMAALMLHAGIFHYHKAAPKMEWFQDIESMLNHHIAGLVGLGSLAWAGHCIHIGAPTAALLDAIDAGSPLVINGKEIATIADMPMPHQLCDPQIIGQIFPGLASGTGNFFSLNWLAFSDFLTFKGGLNPVTGSLWMTDVSHHHLAFGVIAIIGGHMYRTNYGIGHSMKEILDSQQGDPILFPAPKGHQGLFEFMAESRHAQLSVNLAMLGSISILVSHHMYAMPPYPYIATDYMTVLGLFTHHMWIGGLFIVGAGAHAGIAMVRDYDPAKHIDNVLDRILKARDALISHLNWVCMWLGFHSFGLYIHNDTMRALGRPQDMFSDSAIQLQPIFAQWVQSIQASAVGTFLLAGTSEALPHKALSEVFNGSLVEVGGKVAIAPIPLGTADLMIHHIHAFQIHVTVLILLKGVLYARSSRLIPDKASLGFRFPCDGPGRGGTCQVSSWDHVFLALFWMYNCLSIVIFHFSWKMQSDVWGLTGGNFAQSSITINGWLRDFLWAQASQVLTSYGQSISMYGLMFLGAHFIWAFSLMFLFSGRGYWQELFESIVWAHNKLKVAPTIQPRALSITQGRAVGVTHFLVGGIATTWAFFHARLFGLG; encoded by the coding sequence ATGACCATCAGCCCACCAGAAAGTGGAGAAAAAAACAAAAAAGTTTTGGAAGATCCTGTAAAGGCCGATCCAAGACCTATTGATTTTGCCAAATTAGATAAGCCAGGTTTCTGGTCAAGTAAATTATCTAAAGGTCCAAAAACTACAACTTGGATCTGGAATTTGCATGCTGATGCACATGATTTCGATGTGCATACAGGCGATGCTGAAGAAGCAACAAGAAAAATCTTTTCAGCTCACTTTGGACATCTTGCAGTCATTTTTATATGGATGAGTGCTGCATTTTTCCATGGAGCAAGATTTTCTAATTACTCAGGTTGGTTAGCTGATCCAACTCATGTCAAACCAGGAGCTCAGCAAGTATGGGCAATCGTTGGTCAAGAAATGCTTAATGCTGATCTTGGTGCTAATTACAACGGTATTCAAATTAGTTCAGGAATATTCCACATGTGGCGAGCATGGGGAATCACTAATGAGAGTGAACTCATGGCTTTGGCAATAGGTGCTGTTGTAATGGCTGCACTTATGCTTCATGCTGGAATTTTTCATTATCACAAAGCGGCTCCAAAAATGGAGTGGTTTCAAGATATAGAGTCTATGCTTAACCACCACATAGCTGGTTTAGTAGGATTAGGATCTTTAGCATGGGCTGGCCATTGTATTCATATCGGAGCTCCTACTGCGGCTCTCTTAGATGCAATTGATGCAGGTTCTCCTTTAGTTATTAATGGGAAAGAAATAGCAACAATTGCAGATATGCCTATGCCGCATCAACTCTGCGATCCACAAATTATCGGTCAGATATTCCCTGGATTAGCAAGTGGTACAGGCAATTTCTTCAGTTTAAATTGGTTAGCTTTCTCAGACTTCCTTACTTTCAAAGGTGGACTTAACCCTGTGACAGGTAGCTTGTGGATGACTGATGTTTCACATCATCATTTAGCTTTTGGTGTAATAGCAATAATCGGTGGTCATATGTATAGAACCAATTATGGAATTGGTCATAGTATGAAAGAAATATTAGATTCACAACAAGGCGACCCAATATTATTCCCTGCGCCTAAAGGTCATCAAGGACTTTTTGAGTTCATGGCAGAAAGTAGACATGCACAGCTATCGGTAAATCTAGCGATGCTTGGATCAATAAGCATTCTTGTATCTCACCACATGTATGCGATGCCTCCGTATCCTTATATAGCTACTGACTACATGACAGTTCTTGGATTATTTACCCATCACATGTGGATAGGTGGATTATTCATAGTTGGAGCAGGTGCGCATGCTGGAATTGCAATGGTTAGAGATTATGATCCAGCAAAACATATTGATAATGTCTTAGACAGAATTCTTAAGGCAAGAGATGCTTTAATCAGTCACTTGAACTGGGTATGTATGTGGTTAGGATTCCATAGTTTTGGACTCTATATTCATAACGATACTATGAGAGCTTTGGGTAGACCTCAAGATATGTTTAGTGATTCAGCAATCCAACTTCAGCCAATCTTTGCTCAATGGGTACAGAGTATTCAAGCATCTGCTGTTGGAACTTTTCTTTTAGCAGGTACTTCAGAAGCTTTACCTCACAAAGCTTTAAGTGAAGTTTTTAATGGAAGTTTAGTAGAAGTTGGCGGAAAGGTAGCTATAGCGCCAATTCCATTAGGTACAGCTGATTTAATGATTCATCATATTCATGCTTTCCAAATACATGTAACTGTCTTGATACTTCTCAAAGGAGTACTTTATGCAAGAAGTTCAAGGTTGATCCCTGATAAAGCTTCTTTAGGATTTAGATTTCCTTGTGATGGACCTGGAAGAGGTGGTACATGTCAAGTTTCTTCATGGGATCACGTTTTCTTAGCTCTCTTCTGGATGTATAACTGTTTATCAATAGTTATTTTCCACTTCTCTTGGAAAATGCAGAGTGATGTTTGGGGACTTACTGGTGGTAATTTCGCACAAAGTTCAATTACTATCAATGGTTGGTTAAGAGATTTCCTCTGGGCTCAAGCTTCTCAAGTATTAACAAGCTATGGTCAATCAATAAGCATGTACGGTTTGATGTTCTTAGGTGCTCATTTTATATGGGCGTTCAGTTTAATGTTCCTCTTCAGCGGTAGAGGATATTGGCAAGAATTGTTCGAATCAATTGTTTGGGCACACAATAAACTAAAGGTTGCACCAACTATTCAGCCCCGAGCTCTATCTATTACTCAGGGACGTGCAGTAGGTGTTACACACTTCCTAGTAGGTGGTATTGCTACCACATGGGCCTTCTTCCATGCTCGCCTTTTCGGGCTGGGCTAA